A region of the bacterium genome:
ATGTTCACCGATGGCCTGATGGCGTTGCACCGTGCGGGGAAGGTGAGCAACGCGTCCAAGGGTCTCCACGAAGGCATCTCGATCTGCACCTTTGCAGGTGGCTCGGAGGCACTCTATGCGTGGCTGGATGGCAACGAGGATGTGCGCTTCCTGCCGGTCGAGGCGGTGAATGCGCCCGAGACGATCGCGGCCAATCGGAACATGGTGTGTATCAACGGCGCGCTGGCCATCGATCTGGCCGGCCAGGTGGCGGCGGATACGATCGGCGAGACCCAGTATTCGGGCGTCGGCGGTCACGAGGATTTCACCGGCGGCCCCGGCCTCGAGAACAGCGACCGCTCCTTCATCTGTCTGCCGTCCACAGCGAAGGTCCACGGTCGGGTGGTCTCGCGGATCACTCCCTCATTCGAGCCGGGTACGGCGGTGACGACACCGCGTCACCAGCTCGATGTGGTGGTGACCGAGCATGGCGCGGCGGAGCTCGCGGGATTGACCGTGGCCGAGCGAGCCGCCGCACTGATCGGGATCGCCGATCCTGCATTCCGCGATGTCTTGTGCAAAGAGGCCCCCCAGCGCTGACCGCGCTGTCGGGCCTACCAGGGGCCTCGGCGCGTAGGCTCTCGCAAGGCGCTGGCGAGCGCGGCCTGAAAGCGGGCTCGCGGCCACTCGGTCGCGCCGAAGCCGGCCAGGTGTTCCGTGTGCATCTGGCAATCGATCAGCGTGAAGTTCCACTCGGCGAGGCTTCGCACCAGTTGGACGAGGGCCACTTTCGAGGCGTCGGTGCGGTGGTGGAACATCGACTCGCCGAAGAATGCGCTGCCGAGGGAGACGCCGTAGATGCCGCCGACGAGTTCGCCCTCCCACCACGCCTCACAGGAGTGGGCGAAGCCAAGCTCGTGAAGCCGTTCGTAGGCCGAGAGCATCTCCGGATTGATCCATGTCCCATCCTGCCCCTCTCTCGGAACGGAGGCGCAGGCCCGGATGACATCCGAAAACGCGCGATCGAGGGTCGTCTCGAAACCGCCGCTGCGAAGCGTTCGCGCCAGGCGGCGCGGGACGTGGAGCTCGGCAGGCTCCAAGACCATCCGGGGATCCGGGGAGAACCAGAGGATCGGTGGTTCGTCGTACCAGGGGAAGATTCCAAGGCTGTAGGCCAGGAGAAGGCGTTCTGGAGAGAGGTCCCCGCCGACCGCAAGCAGTCCGCTTTCCGACGCTTCTGCCGGCGGCGGAAAAGAGACCTCAGACCCGAGGCGGTAGACCGGCATTCTGTATATAATGCCCTACCCACTGCCAATATCCGAACCGAGGACGCGATGAATCTCGAATTTTCCGAAGACCAGAAATTCGTCCAGCAAACCGCGCGGGACTATCTCCAGGAACACGCCGGGCTCGAAAAATGTCGAGCCGTCCTTGAAGGCAGTGAGACCTACGATCAGGAACTCTGGAAGGGCGTGGCCGAGATGGGCTGGCTAGGCGCTGCGGTTCCCGAGGAATACGGGGGGGCGGGCCTCGGCTATCTCGAACTCGTGTTGATCGCCCAGGAGATCGGTCGTGCGTTGGCGCCGATCCCGTTCTCGTCGTCGGTCTATCTCGCGACCGAGGCGATCCTCCTCGCGGGCAGCGATGATCAAAAGAAGAGCCTTCTTCCGCGCCTCGCTTCCGGCGAACTCATTGGCACCTTCGCTCTGGCGGAAGGCGTGGGCGATTTCGACCCGGGCCAGTGCGCCGTGACGTTCGAGGGTGGAAAGCTGAACGGCACGAAGATGCCGGTTCCCGACGCTGAGGCGGCAGGCATCGCAGTGGTCGTCGCGAAGGAGGGCAGCGGTCATTCCCTGGTGATCGTTGATCTGGACGCTGCCGGGGTGACGCGCACACCTCTCGAAGCCTTCGATCCTTCCCGGCCGCTCTCCAAGTTGGAGTTCGACGGTGCCGCCGGCGAGCGCCTCGGCGGGGAGGGCCAGGGCGACGCGTTGGCGAGCGCGGTGCTCGACCGGGCCGCGGTCATGCTGGCCTACGAACAGATCGGCGGTGCCGAATGCGCCCTCGAGTTGACCAAGGAACAGACCATGGGCCGCTTCGCCTTCGGTCGGCCTGTCGGCTCCTTCCAGGCATTGAAGCATCGCATGGCCGATCTCTTCTGCGCCATCCAGATCGCGCAGTCGAACGGCTACTACGCCGCCTGGGCACTCTCGGAAGACAGTGATGAACTCGCCATCGCGGCGGCCAGCACCCGGGTCGCGGCCAGTGACGCCTTCTGCCTTGCAGGCGAAGAGATGATCCAGATGTACGGTGGCGTTGGCTACACGTGGGAATACGACTGCCATCTCTTCTACCGCCGCGCCAAGAGCACGAGCCACGGTCTCGGCACGCCCGATGAGTGGCGCGAGAAACTGGTCTCGCGTTTCGAGAAGACGAAGCTGGCCTGACGCCGCCAGCCTCACGCGAACGAACGATCGACTGAAACGAAGACGGACGGAGAGCGAAAATGGATTTTGACGATACCCCGCAAGAGGCCGAGTTCCGAAAAAAGGCCCGCGCGTTTCTCGAGCAGCACCTCGAGCCCCTGAATCCGGATGAGATCGCGCCGAGCCTGATGGCCGAGCGCGAGGACGACGAGGCGATCGAGAGGTCCAAGGCGTGGCAGGCCACGAAATACGACAACGGCTGGGCCGTGTTGACCTGGCCGAAGGAGTTCGGTGGCCAGGGTCTCGGGCGACTCGAGAACGTGGTTTTCAACCAGGAAGAATCGAAATTCAAGACGCCTGCGCCCATCTACGGCATTGGCCACGGGATGCTTGGACCCACCTTGATGGCCCACGGCACGCCGGAGCAGAAAGAGAAGTATCTGAAGGACATGGCCCGCGGTCAGGTCGTCTGGTGCCAGCTCTTCAGCGAGCCGGCGGCGGGATCCGACCTGGCGGGCCTGCGCACCAGTGCGGTACGCGACGGCGACGAGTGGGTGATCAACGGTCAGAAGATCTGGAGCACGGGAGCCCACTTCTGCGATTGGGGCATGATCGTCACCCGCACCGATCCGGAAGTGCCGAAGCACGACGGCTTGACCTACTTCATCGTCGATATGCATTCCCCGGGTGTGGAGTGCCGGCCGATCAAGCAGATCAACGGGGGCGCGGCGTTCAACGAGGTCTTCTTCAACGATGTGCGCATCCCGGCCGACAACCAGCTCGGGGCCATCGGAGAGGGATGGCAGGTGGCGATCACCACGCTGATGAACGAACGCGTGTCGATCGGTGCCGGCGGCGGTGCCGGCCGCACGAAGGATCTGTTCCGTCTGGCGGCGGAATGCCGCAAGAACGGTCGGCCCGCGATCGAGGACAGCGCGGTGCGCCAGCGGCTCGCGAATGCCTTCATCATCTCGACGGGCCTCAAGTACACGGGCTACCGAACGCTTTCGGCCCTCTCTCGCGGTGGCACGCCCGGGCCCGAGGGCTCGATCGGCAAGGCCGTTGGTGCGCCGTTCAGCCAGGAGCTCGCGGCCTTCGCGATGGAGCTGCAAGGCGCGATGGGTGGTGTGAGTGACACGTCATCTGCGCCCCAGGCTGCGATCTGGCAGGAGAGCTATCTGGCCTCGCCGGGGATTCGCATCGCCGGTGGTACGGACGAGATCCTGAAGAACGTCATCGCCGAGCGCGTACTCGGCCTTCCGGGCGAGCACCGGGCGGACAAGGGGAAGCCCTTCAGGGACGTCCCGACGGGATCGAACAAGTAGGCATGAGGCTTCGGCACGCTGCCGCGCTGCTGGCGCTGCTTTTCGTGTCCGGTGCTTGCGCGGGTCCTGCGGACCCCTGGCACGTTCCGAAGGGTCGGGAAGGCCGGTTTCGCGATGCCCGGAAGGTCTGCC
Encoded here:
- a CDS encoding leucyl/phenylalanyl-tRNA--protein transferase, whose translation is MPVYRLGSEVSFPPPAEASESGLLAVGGDLSPERLLLAYSLGIFPWYDEPPILWFSPDPRMVLEPAELHVPRRLARTLRSGGFETTLDRAFSDVIRACASVPREGQDGTWINPEMLSAYERLHELGFAHSCEAWWEGELVGGIYGVSLGSAFFGESMFHHRTDASKVALVQLVRSLAEWNFTLIDCQMHTEHLAGFGATEWPRARFQAALASALREPTRRGPW
- a CDS encoding acyl-CoA/acyl-ACP dehydrogenase; amino-acid sequence: MNLEFSEDQKFVQQTARDYLQEHAGLEKCRAVLEGSETYDQELWKGVAEMGWLGAAVPEEYGGAGLGYLELVLIAQEIGRALAPIPFSSSVYLATEAILLAGSDDQKKSLLPRLASGELIGTFALAEGVGDFDPGQCAVTFEGGKLNGTKMPVPDAEAAGIAVVVAKEGSGHSLVIVDLDAAGVTRTPLEAFDPSRPLSKLEFDGAAGERLGGEGQGDALASAVLDRAAVMLAYEQIGGAECALELTKEQTMGRFAFGRPVGSFQALKHRMADLFCAIQIAQSNGYYAAWALSEDSDELAIAAASTRVAASDAFCLAGEEMIQMYGGVGYTWEYDCHLFYRRAKSTSHGLGTPDEWREKLVSRFEKTKLA
- a CDS encoding acyl-CoA dehydrogenase, with the translated sequence MDFDDTPQEAEFRKKARAFLEQHLEPLNPDEIAPSLMAEREDDEAIERSKAWQATKYDNGWAVLTWPKEFGGQGLGRLENVVFNQEESKFKTPAPIYGIGHGMLGPTLMAHGTPEQKEKYLKDMARGQVVWCQLFSEPAAGSDLAGLRTSAVRDGDEWVINGQKIWSTGAHFCDWGMIVTRTDPEVPKHDGLTYFIVDMHSPGVECRPIKQINGGAAFNEVFFNDVRIPADNQLGAIGEGWQVAITTLMNERVSIGAGGGAGRTKDLFRLAAECRKNGRPAIEDSAVRQRLANAFIISTGLKYTGYRTLSALSRGGTPGPEGSIGKAVGAPFSQELAAFAMELQGAMGGVSDTSSAPQAAIWQESYLASPGIRIAGGTDEILKNVIAERVLGLPGEHRADKGKPFRDVPTGSNK